Below is a window of Picosynechococcus sp. PCC 7002 DNA.
TTTTCTGGACAAAGAATGTACAAATTCTAGAACAACGTACCATTGGCAAAAATCACCTAAAATTCAGCCTCGGCCAAACCATCGCCGGTCAAACATTTACCATTAAGGCGATCGCCTGGCAATGGGGAGACTATCTGCCACTTCCCCCAACCCTGGACATTGCCTACAAACTCAAAGAAAATCGCTGGAATGGTGAGGTGAACCTAGAGCTAGAATTGGTCGGGGCGCGTCCCAGTGAAGCCCCGCGTCCTGCGGTTCCAGACCAGGAAATGTCTCCCCAAGCTCAACCCCAGCACTCAGAAAAGACTTTTCTGTTTAATGACCGGACGTATTTCTGTACCCTCGCGGATCAGGGATTGACCCTCAGAATTCGCAATGATCAAGGTAAGTTATTGGCGATTAAAAAAGGTCAACGGCAGGGCAAACTCGGCGAGCAAACCGTTGATGTTACCCAACCTCCTTTTTTTCAGATGATCAAAACGGCGATCGCCACCCTCGAACAAGCCAACTAAATCAGCACAAAAAAAGACAACTCCCCCGTCGGTTTGTTGTCCCTGAGCACAATTTGTTTTTGAGAAAAAATTACATATCGCCGCCACGAATAGCCAGCAAAAAGATAACAACAGGCCCCGAAATGAGGATCAAAGAGACAAAAGTCAACTGAAAAATCACTTCAAAGTTGAGGCTACCAAAAAAACCTGTGATAAAATCCATATTTCTCCTATTCCTGAGTTAATGCAAAAAACAGGGTAAATTTTTTTTTCCTAAAAATCAATGTCTATCATACCCCGTCAGGCCTGCCTTGCTTTGCTGAGAATAGGCAAAAATCAATGAAGTTTTGTAACGCCCCGGAGACGGATCCCGATGCCCACTTGGCAATGTATTGAAAACTGTGGTGCCTGCTGCCACCTCGAACCCGGCGATCGCCCCGACCTTGAGGACTACCTCACCCCCGCTCAACTGGAGCAATATCTCGCTATGGTTGGCCCCGACGGCTGGTGCATCAACTATGACCAAGCCCATCGCAAATGCAAGATCTACACCGAACGTCCCCGTTTTTGCCGTGTTCTCCCAGAAACGTTTACCGAAATGTTTGATGTGCCCACCGAAGAGTTACAACAATTTGCCATTGATTGCTGCCTCGAGCACATCGATAGCATCTATGGTGACGAAAGCCCAGAAATGGAGCGCTATGTTGCCAAGGTCGTGAATGTTGGACTGTAAACGGTTTTCCCGAAAAAGATCGTTGATCCCCATCCTTGGAGCAAGTTTCTCAAGGACGAAACAAGACTTGCCCAAAAAGAAAGAGTACCAGCCCAAGGACTCTGGTACCCATCGATACTTGCAATACCGTTTAGTTGTTGATGCCCACAACCTAAAACCAAGTTGCCAACTAACTAATCTAAATCCGATGATCCATCATAGGGATCCCCATCAAAGGGTTGTACCCCTACCTCTGGCATAGGTTCTTCATTCGGTGAAAAAATCCGATTGATGCCCTGTAAAACATACTGAAAAAGCTTTTCTAACGTTTTCATGGTTGCTGTGCCTCGTCACGTCTAATCACTCGAAATACAATGGTTAGAACCACGAAACAAACCGGGTTTGCCACTGCACTTTAAGCTTGTCTATCGCTGAGATTTTTCATTCAGCTCTATATGACTATTATTAGGGGTCAGTCCCCTTGGGGGATCGCTTAGTTGCGATTCTTGAAATTGCGTTAGGGTTCTGAAAGTCGAAAAAAGTAAATACTCCTGTATATGTAAAAAAAGACAAAGCCAAATCAATCAAAAGCCCTAATCGCTTAACAATTAGGGCCTAATCATAAAAAAAATACTGTTAATTTCCTAAAGCTCTTTTACTTCAGAAGAAATTTTTTCCACCATGTCTTTGGCACTGCCAAACAGCATCATTGTTTTGTCTTTGAAGAACAGCTCATTTTGTACCCCAGAAAAGCCTGTACTCATACTTCGCTTGATTACAATGGTGGTTTTAGCTTTATCTACTTCCAAAATCGGCATCCCATAAATGGGGCTACCTTTGTCGTGGCGCGCCGCCGGATTAACCACATCGTTGGCACCAATCACTAGGGCCACATCCGTATTATCAAACTGGGGATTGATATCGTCCATGTCATAAAGCTGGGTGTAAGGGACATTGGCCTCCGCGAGGAGCACATTCATATGCCCCGGCATTCGACCAGCCACAGGGTGAATCGCGTATTTGACTTCTACGCCTTTTTTCTCCAGCATATCGGCCAGCTCTTTGACGGAATGTTGCGCCTGGGCCACGGCCATCCCATAACCCGGAATAATGACAACACTGCGGGCATAGCCAAGCATCATGGCGCTTTCTTCAGGATCTACGCTTTTAATGGCGCCATCAATGGCCGCACCACCGTCGCCTTCTGGGGCACCGCCATCACTCCCAAAGCCCGCAAACAAGACGTTAGTAATGGAACGGTTCATGGCCTTACACATGATTTGGGTGAGGATAATCCCCGATGCGCCTACCAAAGCCCCGGCAATAATGAGCATATTGTTGCCCACCACGAACCCGGCGGCACTGGCAGCTAGACCAGAGTAGGAATTGAGAAGAGAGATCACCACGGGCATATCGCCGCCACCGATGGGGATCACAAAGAGAACGCCCAGCACAAGGGAGATCCCCACTAAGCCGAGAAAAATATTCGGATCAGGATTCACGAACAAATAGATACTGCCGCTGAGGAATCCTGCCAGAATGGCGAAATTAATGATCTGTTGGGCCGGGAAAATTACCGGGCGACCGGGCATGATCCCTTGTAATTTGCCAAAGGCAATGAGGCTTCCTGTTAGGGTGACGCCGCCAATCAGTACCCCCAAAATAATCGTGAGGCTAGTGGTGATAGAGAGGGTTTCTCCGAGGGATAGGAGTCGCCAAAATTCGGCGATCGCCACCAGAGCCGAAGCCGCCCCCCCCAGACCATTAAAGAGGCCGACCAATTGGGGCATATCGGTCATTTCGACTTTTTTCGCCGTGATCACACCGATGATACTGCCGATGACGATCCCCCCAGCGATCAGACCATAGTTTAAAACCTGTTGATTGAGCAGGGTCGCCACCACTGCCAGTAACATGCCCACCGCTGCAATGGAGTTGCCTTGACGGGCTGTTGCAGGAGAGCCTAATTTCTTTAAGCCCAGAATAAACAGACAGGCCGCCACGAGATAACTCAGTTCGATGCCATTGGTAAGTAAGCTATCCATCACTTAGGCCTCCTTCTTCTTAAACATTTGCAGCATCCGGTCTGTGACCAAAAAACCGCCGACAACATTGATCGTGGCGCAGACCACCGCGATGAGACCGAGGATGACCGTTAAATTCCAGTGTTCTTCGCCAGAAACCAAAAGGGCACCAATTAAGGCAATACCAGAGATGGCGTTGGCCCCGGACATGAGTGGTGTGTGTAGCGTGGGTGGGACTTTATTAATTACTTCAAAGCCCACAAAGGAAGCCAATACGAATACGAATAGGCTACTGAGCAGTGTTGCTGTTGTCATGAACAGTCAAAACTCCTTTAGATAAGATGAATAAATTTAGGTTCAAAACTGAGAAAATGTCTGTTTCTTAGGCAGTGACAGCCATTTGTTGCAGGGCGTCTTTGACCCGTTGATTGCGAATTTCCCCTTGATGGGTCACACAAACGGAATCTAGGATGTCATCGGCAAAATCGAGATTAATCGCGTCTTCGGGAATGAGCAGTTGTAGCAAGGTCGCCATATTCTTGGCAAACATTTGGCTCGCATGGACAGGCACCGTGGAAGGAAGATTAATGGGAGCAATGATCGTGGCCCCGTGGACTTGGACTTCGCGGCCTGCCTCACAGCCTTCACAGTTACCCCCTTGTTCGCCGGCGAGATCGATCAAAACCGATCCGGTTTGCATCCGGGCAATCATGTCATCGGTTACAAGTACGGGGGCGCGGCGACCGGGAACTTGGGCGGTGGTGATCACCACATCGGCGGTGGCCACATGGTCTGAAATGAGGGCTTGGCTTTTCTTTTTCGAGTCTTCGGAAACTTCCTTGGCGTAGCCACCGGCCGTTGCAGTTTCTTCTTCTAGTTGCACTTCGACAAATTTAGCGCCGAGACTTTGGACTTCTTCTTTGACGGCGGGCCGGATGTCAAAGGCCTCGACTACCGCGCCGAGTCTTCTGGCTGTGGCGATCGCCTGGAGACCCGCTACCCCAGCTCCAATCACAAACACCTTAGCTGGACGAATGGTGCCAGCGGCTGTGGTTAACATTGGGAAAAACTTGGGTAGGGCAGCGGCAGCAAGTAAAACCGCTTTGTAGCCAGCCACCCCAGCCTGGGAAGACAACACATCCATACTTTGGGCGCGACTGGTGCGGGGGATCAACTCCATGCCCAAGGCGGTTATCTTTTTATCTGCTAATTTTTGAATAATCTCTGGTTGTCCCAGGGGATTGAGCAAACTCGCCACCATTGACCCTTCCGGCAGGAGGGCAACCTCTTCTTCTGTGGGTACAGCCACCTTGACGAGGAGATCAGCCTCTTTCCAGAGGGATTGACGATCGCCAACGACTTTTGCCCCAGCTTCCTCATAGGCAGCATCGGGAAGGAGAGATGCCTCACCAGCCCCGGCCTCCACATGGATTTCCCAGCCTTTTTTAACAAGACGAGAAACCTGATCCGGTGTCAGGGCTACCCGACGTTCTCCGGCAACGGTTTCCCGAGCAACAGCAATTTTCATAGAAACTCCTTAACGAAACAATAGCAACAGACTGAACGGTAGATGTAGAGCAATTCAGTGGCAAAACCTTGAGAACCCAGGGCCGTCGGCCATCCCCATAAGGCTGTTACGGCGTCTTTTCGCAGTGTAGTGCTATCTTTTCCT
It encodes the following:
- a CDS encoding YkgJ family cysteine cluster protein, with translation MPTWQCIENCGACCHLEPGDRPDLEDYLTPAQLEQYLAMVGPDGWCINYDQAHRKCKIYTERPRFCRVLPETFTEMFDVPTEELQQFAIDCCLEHIDSIYGDESPEMERYVAKVVNVGL
- a CDS encoding NAD(P)(+) transhydrogenase (Re/Si-specific) subunit beta — translated: MDSLLTNGIELSYLVAACLFILGLKKLGSPATARQGNSIAAVGMLLAVVATLLNQQVLNYGLIAGGIVIGSIIGVITAKKVEMTDMPQLVGLFNGLGGAASALVAIAEFWRLLSLGETLSITTSLTIILGVLIGGVTLTGSLIAFGKLQGIMPGRPVIFPAQQIINFAILAGFLSGSIYLFVNPDPNIFLGLVGISLVLGVLFVIPIGGGDMPVVISLLNSYSGLAASAAGFVVGNNMLIIAGALVGASGIILTQIMCKAMNRSITNVLFAGFGSDGGAPEGDGGAAIDGAIKSVDPEESAMMLGYARSVVIIPGYGMAVAQAQHSVKELADMLEKKGVEVKYAIHPVAGRMPGHMNVLLAEANVPYTQLYDMDDINPQFDNTDVALVIGANDVVNPAARHDKGSPIYGMPILEVDKAKTTIVIKRSMSTGFSGVQNELFFKDKTMMLFGSAKDMVEKISSEVKEL
- a CDS encoding NAD(P) transhydrogenase subunit alpha, with the translated sequence MTTATLLSSLFVFVLASFVGFEVINKVPPTLHTPLMSGANAISGIALIGALLVSGEEHWNLTVILGLIAVVCATINVVGGFLVTDRMLQMFKKKEA
- the psb30 gene encoding photosystem II reaction center protein Ycf12/Psb30 — translated: MDFITGFFGSLNFEVIFQLTFVSLILISGPVVIFLLAIRGGDM
- a CDS encoding Re/Si-specific NAD(P)(+) transhydrogenase subunit alpha, giving the protein MKIAVARETVAGERRVALTPDQVSRLVKKGWEIHVEAGAGEASLLPDAAYEEAGAKVVGDRQSLWKEADLLVKVAVPTEEEVALLPEGSMVASLLNPLGQPEIIQKLADKKITALGMELIPRTSRAQSMDVLSSQAGVAGYKAVLLAAAALPKFFPMLTTAAGTIRPAKVFVIGAGVAGLQAIATARRLGAVVEAFDIRPAVKEEVQSLGAKFVEVQLEEETATAGGYAKEVSEDSKKKSQALISDHVATADVVITTAQVPGRRAPVLVTDDMIARMQTGSVLIDLAGEQGGNCEGCEAGREVQVHGATIIAPINLPSTVPVHASQMFAKNMATLLQLLIPEDAINLDFADDILDSVCVTHQGEIRNQRVKDALQQMAVTA